The Apodemus sylvaticus chromosome 4, mApoSyl1.1, whole genome shotgun sequence nucleotide sequence GGAAGAGGGTCACAGCTCTCTAGCATCTCTTCCgtgtttctgtttttctcctcTTCTAGTTGGATCCTTGGTGggtctctttccctttctttcctgagACTGACTTGCTGTATGGCCCATGATACCCTCgagcctcagcctcttgagtgcagGGACCGCTGACTGACTCACCACGCTCAGTGCCACCGTTTATGTGTCCTTCCATGTCCCTTCAACCGGTCTCCTCTTGTACTCTCTACGGCCAGGGACATCTCACCCTTATGACTTACTAGCTACATTTTGGACAGCTCACAGCTTTCCTGTTTAGTTTCCTCATGAATTCGCATGGCGTGGTGCCTGGCGCGTGGAGCCACTCTCCTCTCCAAGTCTTACCACCTGCTTCCCACGTCTCCACTGTGCTCTCTTCCCTTCTGCCTGACACAGAACTCATTCCCTGCTCCTGCGCCTTCTCCCACCTTTGTTTTCTCATCATGCAGCACTCCTGGTCTTCCCGTCCCTCCGTCCTCCCCAGTGCTTAGGTCATCACCATGCCTGGCGTGGCCCATCTCACCCTCGCCTAGTTTCCTTCTTGCGCCTTTTCCATTCTTCCTCTTTGCTGATATTTTTTCCCACTCAAGAGCTGCTGCTTCAgtcggggcagtggtggcacacaactgtaatcccagcactctgggaggcagaggcagggggatttctgagttcgaggccagcctggtctacagagtgagttccaggacagccagggttacacagagaaaccctgtctcgaaaaacccaaatccaaaaaaccaaaaaaaaaaaaaaaaaaaaaaaaaaaaagagctgctgCTTCTTGCTTGGGGGAGGGGTTCATTTTGTTTCATATAGGGGCTCATGTAGCCTCAGAATCTGAGGGTAGCCCCAGTTAGCCTTATACCCCTGATCCTTGTGCCTCTATTGGGGTCTCCCGCACCCTCATACCTAGCTTcctcttggagtttttttttttttttttttttttttttttttttaacccccgagacagggtttctttgtgtagccctggctgtcctggaactcactctgtagatcaggctggcctcgaactcagaaatctgcctgcctctgcctcccaagtactgacattaaaggcgtgtgccaccaccgccagggtTCCTCTTGGAGTTttatgtagcctgggctacacagtggaaGTGATGTGAAGTCTGCAAGAAGAATTTCTCTGGGCTGGTGGGAAATGGGTTGTGAAGACTGAAGTACTTACTCTTAAAGGAACATTCCCTAAACGCAGAGGATGGAAGGCTGAATAAATTGGGAGGGGCTCAAGGCATGGTGATTAGGCACAGCTGCCAGAGAAATTTGGAAAAGAAACACCAAGGTGCCTGCCCACAGCATGGAAGGCCCGTCCCTCCTGGGCAGAGGTGGAACAGGGAACTTATGATCCTGCTGGATTCTTCCTCAGGCTTCGGAAAAACCTTCGCGCCCTGGTGGTTGTCCACGCCACGTGGTACGTGAAGGCCTTCCTGGCTCTGGTCCGGCCCTTCATCAGGTACTAGTCCACTGCACAAAGACATCCTGTCAGTGGCTTCCCTGCCCTCTTGCTAGCCCTGCTATTCTGCTTCCCTCGGTTCCCTGTGTGAGACCCTCCGCCATCACTCACTCTCCTAAGACAAAGTGCAATtggttcattctctctcttcagTTCCAAGTTTACTCGAAAGATCCGGTTTCTGGACAGCCTTGGGGAGCTGGCCCAGCTCATCTCACTAGAGCAAGTGCACATACCTGAAGTTGTCAGACGGTGAGTCCTGCACTTAAGGATGCTGGTTTGGGATGGCATGTCTAAAGCCAATCGTGCTACTTAATGTCTCTGGGGAGATACAGAGAACCAAGACACAGGAGCCCTGCTTCCCGTTGTGTCAGTGGGAAAACTGCATACCcctagagaagaaaagaaggaccCTCTATTTGTCACATGAAGGGTGCGCCACTGAGATGAGTCAGTGAAGGAACTCAGTCTCCAGAGCCTCCATGTTGGAATAAGTCCATGGCGTACGCATGTGCACAGTCATAAGTAAATGTAAACAGAATTTAAAGGACAGATGAAACTGTCCTAGAAGAGACACTGAGGGGGGAGCACCAAAGAATAACCCCAACACGGAGAGTCTGTGTTGTACTTCTGTGCTATGAAGAGGTAAGCCAGCAGAAGAGATCAAATCCAGTGGGGAAGAAGTTAGGGGGCAAAGGATGGGAAGTGATTCATTCAAGTACTCCATTTCCTAGCTCCTCCCATTCACTGCGCTtcatccccgccccccccccgtCCCCACCCCCCTTCCCTCTAGGCTGGACCAGGATCTGCACGGCTCCAGAGGCACCTTGCACAAAGCTGGCCAGAGGACCTAGGATCAGGCCAAGATCGTGATCGGTCGGCATGATGGCGCTATCACCTCATCCCGAATAGCGTGTGCTCGATCCTCACTTCTCAGTGCGCTACCCACGTCTGGACCCTGCCTTCAAGCTGGGAGTTAAGGGTGGGAACCCCATATATGGGGTGGCTTGCATTTTGGCTGTCCAAAAAGAAGGCGGTGTGGCTCTGACTTTTAACTCTGCTTTAGCTGTAAAATATGTGGgtctcattttccttctctgtaatCAAAACTACTGGGATCCTTCCCCGTTTAGTTGTCTTAGCAGTCTTTGAGGGGAGGTGGATGGAAGGTAAAGAGGGCTTAACCCGCCCCCACAACCAGCCTGTctgccgggggtggggtggggtggcgtgggggtgggggtggggacccaGGAGCCAGCTTGCAAAATCTTGAAAAGCCAAGCCCTTCTTAGCAGTCAGCTGCCTGTGATCCTGAGAACTGCTGTCAAAACCTGTGTTTTCACTCTCATTAGTAAATTCAGACCTGTGGCCTTTAATAAACTGTGATGAGAGATTTAAGTCTGTGCCTAGGAAACCAACAGGTTCCCCCGCAAGCCTTTACATCACAATCTTTTCCGTTCCGGCACAGAATTCTTGCTTACCAGGGTTCCTCGGGGACTTTTAGCTCAGCCCCTGGGGCTGCTGGCCCTGCGCGGTAAGAGCATTTAGCTGAGGGGCGAGGCGCGTGCCTCTGAGTATCCTCCTGGTCGGTTCAAACGACCTCGAGACCTGGCGGGTTGGTGGAGAgcggaagggagggggagaaggtagGAGCCTGGGCCTACCTCTCGACCTCAAGACTCCCAGCCCCATGGTCCCCGCCGCCTGCATGCTGCTCTGGGCCCTGCTGCTAAGTCTGGAGTCCCAGGCGGCGGGGGCCGAAGAACAAACCGAACAAACGACTACCCAGACTGCTACCACGATTGGGATGCAGCGGGTCAGCTTCCGCTTTGGGGGCCCAGCCCGCAGCCTCCGGAGCACAAACCCCACCGCCCGGACCAGTATATCCCGGAAGCTGAGGGTAACCCTGGACGATGAAAATGATGCGCTGGCCACTGCTGACCGCCTGGCCGTCCCGGCAGCTGCTGAGCTCCTGTCCACGGTGACAGGCTATAGCCGGTCATCAATGCCCAGCCCCAGTGACTGGGAGGAGGATGGCTCCTTGGAAGAGGGGGTGGTTGATACCAGAAAAACCACCGACGGCCCTGTAAGTTTCTTTTCGACCACCAATACTGTGGGAAGTTCCAGCACTACAGGGAGGTTTATAGCCAATAGCCAGGAGCGAGAGATTAAGCTGACCACTGATGCGCGGTCCCCCAGTTCAAAGACTACTGTGGTGGACCTGTCTTCTGAGTCCACCCTGCAACAGTGGTCGACACCTGGGTCCACCCCATCCCCGTGGCAAAAACCCTCATTCTCAGCCATGCCATCTCCCGAGGATCTGCGGGTAGTACTGATGCCTTGGGGCCCATGGCATTGCCACTGTAAGTCAGGCACTATGAGTAGGAGCCGGGCTGGAAAGCTGCATGGTCTTTCTGGGCGTCTTCGAGTTGGGGCACTGAACGAACTCCGCACAGAGCACCGGCCTTGCACCTACCAGCTGTGCGCTTGCAACAAGCAACTGGAGGAGTGCCCTCTGGACTCGAGTCTCTGTTCTGACCATAGCTGCACCTTTCAGAGCAGCACCACTTCTCTGATTCCTGTCCACCTGAGACGCagacccatcctcccacccactaGCCCGAGCCCTAGCCCAGCTCTTGCCTTTTGGAAACGTGTCAGGATTGGCCTGGAGGATATCTGGAATAGCCTTTCTTCAGTGTTCACAGAGACGCAACCAGTAAGTTTTACTGATGAGCCAGGGCCTTTCTTGATGAATCTAAAAAAGCCTTGGTGTCCCAAACCCTGTTGCTAACACAGTCACTGTTCTTGCAAGAGTGATTGACTTACTGGTCAGTTACGGAGTCTTAATTTGCGCTGGTTAGTCTAGTCTTGGCCTGGTTTCGGTTTTGTTTGGAGTGTATggggtacacatgcacatgctgttGAGGCCTGAGGTGGCATATGGTTCCTCAGGTAGGTAGGCAGTGCTCTGCTACTGAACTGGATGACCAGCCTGCTTACTTCCCtaaccacaccaccaccaccaccaccaccactaccaccaccaccaccaccaccaccaccacccctgccctggtttgttttgttttgattgagtTCCACTGTGTTGCCTAAGCTGGCCTATAACTCCTAGGTTGAGGTGATTCTCCCAACACCACAACCTTCAGTACAGtatactatttcttttctttttgagactgtTTGAGACAGAACCtatgccctggctgtcctggaactcactaggtagatcaggctggccttgaactctgatcctcctgcctctgctgggattaaaggtatgtaccactgcTATCTGGCTTGTttacatttgtgtgcatgtttgttgtatgtgtgcacatggggAGGTCACAGGGCAATTTGAGACAGCCAGTTCTTTCATCTTACCATGTGGCTTCCAGggatcaaaaactcaagttgtcaggtcTGGGGCTATCTCACCAGCCTGAGGTAGTCTCAGGGATGGCcgtgaactcactgtgtagcctgagGAAGTCTCAACGATGGCcgtgaattcactgtgtagccaaggacgCCATCACTCCTATAAGGGCCAGAATAAGAGGCATGGACTACCATGTCTTGTCACTTCTTGAACAAATGCCAATGTCTTACTGGTCATCAGATTATTACTGACCAAATCAGACTTCTTTACTACTTTTTGAGTTTTGGtaagtagccctggctgatcttaAATCAACAGCTTTCCAAAAATGCTTGACTGTAAAGACTAAATGCATAGACAATGGACCTAGAATATATTAACAAGTTAATGATCAAGAGAGTTTttagctgggccgtggtggcacacgcctgtaaatcccagtacttgggaggcagaggcaggtggatttctgagttggaggccagcctggtctacagagtgagttccaggacagccagggctatacagagaagccctgtcttgaaaaaacaaaacaaaacaaaaaacaaaaacaaaaacaaaacaacaaaaaaagagatttaaagaTTGTGTTAGGGTTTGTCTGTGCACCTGGAGCctttggaagccagaaaaggacattagattccctgaaactgtTGTAGatggtgtgagccatcatgtgggtgctgggaattgaacccaggtcctctggaagaacagttagtggtcttatctgctgagccacctctccagctctgattAATATGATAACTTAAGCCTTGTAACAGTAACAGCCAGTATCTGCGGGTGCTCGGATCTGCCCTCACTGTCTAGGGTCTTACCCTGTTTACAGATGAAGGAATGATTTCACAGGTTAGCAAGGCTGGAGTTGTGGTTCAGTGGGCTTCCCTAACACATGTCAAGGCACTGGGTTCGAACCCTGTCACTGAAGGAGGAAAGCAGACACAGAGCCATACAGCTGAGACCAGGTTTTGCACCAGAACCCCTGTGCCCAAAAGACTGTCCTTCTGGGACCCTAAAGTTTCGAGAAGTCAGGTgtgggggtgcacacctttagtcccagaactttggaggcagagacaggtaggtaTTTataagttgaaggccagcctggtctacataataagtcccaggccagccagagctacatagatagctagaccctgtttcaaacacacACAACGTTACTATAGATTCAGACTGACTCCATAACTTACTCTCACTTG carries:
- the C4H1orf56 gene encoding protein MENT, coding for MVPAACMLLWALLLSLESQAAGAEEQTEQTTTQTATTIGMQRVSFRFGGPARSLRSTNPTARTSISRKLRVTLDDENDALATADRLAVPAAAELLSTVTGYSRSSMPSPSDWEEDGSLEEGVVDTRKTTDGPVSFFSTTNTVGSSSTTGRFIANSQEREIKLTTDARSPSSKTTVVDLSSESTLQQWSTPGSTPSPWQKPSFSAMPSPEDLRVVLMPWGPWHCHCKSGTMSRSRAGKLHGLSGRLRVGALNELRTEHRPCTYQLCACNKQLEECPLDSSLCSDHSCTFQSSTTSLIPVHLRRRPILPPTSPSPSPALAFWKRVRIGLEDIWNSLSSVFTETQPIERTQR